One genomic window of Piliocolobus tephrosceles isolate RC106 unplaced genomic scaffold, ASM277652v3 unscaffolded_42300, whole genome shotgun sequence includes the following:
- the LOC113223706 gene encoding glucokinase regulatory protein-like encodes KFQRELSTKRVLNTVSTGAHVLLGKILQNHMLDLRISNSKLFWRALAMLQRFSGQSKARCIESLLRVIHFPQPLSDDIRAAPISCHVQVAHEKEQVIPIALLSLLFRCSITEAQAHLAAAPSVCEAVRSALAGPGQKRTADALEILEPD; translated from the exons AAGTTCCAGCGTGAGCTAAGCACCAAACGGGTGCTGAATACAGTGAGTACAGGTGCTCATGTGCTTCTTGGGAAGATCCTACAAAACCACATGTTGGACCTTCGAATTAGCAACTCCAAGCTCTTCTGGCGGGCACTGGCCATGCTGCAG CGGTTCTCTGGACAGTCCAAGGCTCGATGCATCGAGAGCCTCCTCCGAGTGATCCACTTTCCCCAGCCACTGTCAGATGATATTCGGGCTGCTCCCATCTCCTGCCATGTCCAGGTTGCACATGAGAAGGAACAG GTGATCCCCATCGCCTTGCTGAGCCTCCTATTCCGGTGCTCGATTACTGAGGCTCAGGCACACCTGGCTGCAGCTCCTTCTGTCTGTGAGGCTGTCAGGAGTGCTCTTGCTGGGCCAGGTCAGAAGCGCACTGCGGACGCCCTGGAGATCCTAGAGCCTGACG